A single genomic interval of Gavia stellata isolate bGavSte3 chromosome 31, bGavSte3.hap2, whole genome shotgun sequence harbors:
- the ZNF703 gene encoding zinc finger protein 703, with protein MSGAPGGPRPRTPPSRGAAGAPSPRPPPADPLRQASRLPIRVLKMLSAHGGHLLHPEYLQPLSSTPVSPIELDAKKSPLALLAQTCSQIGKPDPPPSSKLNAVASAGLPAAEKEPAARPAALKPPGSGDAPPEDKSSFKPYSKGGGEPRKEGGADKAGFRVPSAACPPFPPHAAASPGGSRGASPQHADPKGAEEKKEPEAGKPSPEGAGGGLGRGAAEPGAHGEPPSGRKSEPPALPPAGHVAPVSPYKPGHSVFPLPPSSIGYHGSIVGAYAGYPSQFVPGLDPTKPGLVGSQLPGALGLPGKPPSSSPLTGASPPSFMQGLCRDPYCLSYHSASHLGSSNCSSCVHDPGSLKSGYPLVYPTHPLHSVHTTLSSSGTPSLPGHPLYTYGFMLQNDPLPHICNWVSASGPCDKRFATSEELLTHLRTHTALPGAEKLLAGYPTSGLGSAASCHLHLPPAAPGSPNTLPASLSLRSPHTLGLNRYHPYGKSHLPTAGALPVPSLPAAGPYYSPYALYGQRLTSASALGYQ; from the exons ATGAGCGGTGCCCCCGGCGGGCCCCGGCCGAGGACCCCGCCGAGCCGCGGAGCCGCGGGCGCCCCGtcgccccggccgccccccgccgaCCCGCTGCGCCAGGCCAGCCGGCTGCCCATCCGCGTCCTGAAGATGCTCAGCGCCCACGGCGGCCACCTCCTGCACCCCGAGTACCTCCAGCCGCTCTCCTCCACGCCCGTCAGCCCCATCGAG CTGGACGCCAAGAAGAGCCCGCTGGCGCTGCTGGCCCAGACCTGCTCGCAGATCGGCAAGCCCGACCCGCCGCCCTCCTCCAAGCTGAACGCCGTGGCCTCCGccgggctgcccgccgccgaGAAGGagcccgccgcccgccccgccgccctgaAGCCGCCGGGCAGCGGGGACGCGCCGCCCGAGGACAAGTCCAGCTTCAAGCCCTACTCGAAGGGCGGCGGGGAGCCGCGCAAGGAGGGCGGCGCGGACAAGGCCGGCTTTCGGGTGCCCAGCGCCGCTTGCCCGCCGTTCCCCCCGCACGCCGCCGCCTCGCCCGGCGGCTCCCGCGGCGCCTCGCCGCAGCACGCCGACCCCAAGGGCGCCGAGGAGAAGAAGGAGCCCGAGGCGGGCAAGCCCAGCCCcgagggggcgggcggggggctggggcgcggggcggcggagcCCGGGGCGCACGGCGAGCCCCCCTCGGGCCGCAAGTCGGAGCCCCCCGCCCTGCCGCCCGCCGGCCATGTGGCCCCCGTCTCGCCCTACAAGCCGGGCCACTCCGTCTTCCCCCTGCCGCCCTCCAGCATCGGCTACCACGGCTCCATCGTCGGCGCCTACGCCGGCTACCCCTCCCAGTTCGTGCCCGGGCTGGACCCCACCAAGCCGGGCCTGGTGGGCAGCCAGCTGCCGGGGGCGCTGGGGCTGCCGGGCAAGCCGCCCAGCTCCAGCCCGCTCACCGGGGCCTCGCCGCCCTCCTTCATGCAGGGATTATGCCGGGACCCGTACTGCCTGAGCTACCACAGCGCCTCGCACCTGGGCTCCAGCAACTGCTCCAGCTGCGTGCACGACCCCGGCAGCCTGAAGAGCGGATACCCCTTGGTGTACCCCACGCACCCCCTGCACTCGGTGCACACCACGCTCTCCTCCAGcggcacccccagcctgcccggCCACCCCCTCTACACCTACGGCTTCATGCTGCAGAACGACCCCCTGCCCCACATATGCAACTGGGTGTCTGCCAGCGGACCCTGCGACAAGAGGTTTGCCACCTCGGAGGAGCTGCTCACCCACCTACGGACCCACACGGCCCTGCCGGGGGCGGAAAAACTCTTGGCGGGTTACCCTACCTCCGGGCTGGGCTCCGCAGCCTCCTGCCACCTCCAcctgccgcccgccgcccccgggagCCCCAACACGTTACCCGCCTCCCTCTCCTTGAGGAGCCCACACACTTTGGGACTAAACAGGTACCATCCCTACGGCAAGAGCCATTTGCCCACAGCCGGCGCCCTGCCGGTGCCCTCCTTGCCGGCCGCCGGACCTTACTACTCTCCATACGCGCTCTACGGCCAAAGACTAACTTCAGCTTCCGCACTGGGATATCAGTAG